CAGCGGCAGGAATATCACCGTCACCACCAGCATCACGAACAACGTCAAGTGTGATGAGGAGGCGTTCCACACGCTCAACGATGAGCGCGGATCGGAAGACGATGGCAGGATGAACGGAAACATCGTCAGCCCCACCGACGAGATCACCCCGAGGATCGTCATCTTGGAAATCAAAAGCGTCGACACCTCACGGCCGGCACGAAGCCCCAGGAAGGTCAGCAATCCGCCAACAATACCCATGGCCGGGGCGATGGCGATCCACGGTCGTTCACTATAAGCCACCAGCCAGCTTGCGGTTCTCTCGACATCAAATTGCAGCGGATTGGAAGGGCCGTCGGTGACAAAGTCGCCGACAATCCGGTAACCGTCGATCCCGTAAGCCAGCCACAGGCCGGCCAATACATAGCCCGCCACCGCGATAAGCGCTGCAATCGAGCCGTAACGCCGTGCGCGTTGCTGCACCATGCCTTCGGCCTTCACCGACAGCCAGGCGCCGCCGTGCATTACCAGCATCGACAGCGACACCACACCGGCAAGCAGCGAAAACGGATCGAGCAGGCCGAAGAACTTGCTGTAGAGCGTGCCCTCATAGATCGAATGCAGATCATCGGTAAGATGGAACGGCACGCCCTGCAGGACATTGCCGACTGCCACGCCAAACAGCAGCGCCGGAACCGCGCCGCCGGCAAACAGCGCCCAGTCCCACCGCGAGCGCCATTTGGCGTCTTCGCGCTTGGAGCGAAACTTGAACGCAACCGGCCTCACGATCAGCGCCGCCAGAATCAGGAACATTGCCAGGTAGAAGCCCGAGAACGACACCGCATAGAGCGGCGGCCAGGCCGCAAAAATCGATCCGCCACCGAGAATGAACCAGACCTGGTTGCCCTCCCAGACCGGGCCAACCGTGTTGATCGCCACCCGGCGTTCGGCATCGGTCTTGCCGACGAACGGCAACAGCGCGCCGACCCCCATATCGAACCCGTCGGTCATGGCAAAGGCAATCAGCAACACGCCAAGCAGCCCCCACCAGATCACGCGCAGAACGTCATAGTCTATTAGTTGATGCAGGATCATGGTTCTTACTCCGCCGGCTGCGTTGCGGTGCCGGCATGAAGCCGCCCGGTCAGCCTTTGATCGTGGCTGGCCATCCAGGCGTCGGTTTCCTCGACATCCTCGAACGGCCCCTTGCGAATATATTTCAGCATCAGTTTCATCTCGATGATGAACAGCACAGTGTAGAATGCGATGAAGCCCGCAAGCGTCAGCGCCACCTCGCTGATCGACAAGGCCGAGACCGACATCGCCGTCGGCAACACCCCGTCCACCGTCCATGGCTGACGCCCGTATTCGGCCACGAACCAGCCGAGCTCTGCCGCAATCCACGGCGCCGGGATCATCCATACCGCCAGATGCAGCGCCGGGCGGGGGAAGTTCATGCCCTTGAACGACGCCCGCCAGAAGAAATAGGCCATCGTTGCGATGAATCCAAAGCCAAGGCCCACCATGATGCGGAAAGCCCAGAACAGCGGCCAGACTTTTGGCACCGTGCTTTCCGCTGCAAGCTTGATCTGTTCCTCGCTGGCCTCGCGCGGATCCTCGGCGTAGCGCTTGAGAAGGAAGGCAAAGCCAAGATCGGCGGAATGCTCCTCAAATCGGGCGGTCACCTCGGGCGAAGCGGCTTCCCGCTGGGCCCGGATTTCCATCAGCGCGTCATAGGCAACCTGGCCCGAGCGAATGCGTACCTCCGCCCGGTCCACCAGTTCGTTGATACCGGGGATTACCGTGGTCAGCGAGCGGGTGCCGATCAGCCCCATCGCCCAGGGAATTTCGATGGCATAATGGGTTTCACGCGCTTCCTGATCGGGTAGCCCGACCAGGTTGAACGGCGCAGGAGCCTCGTGGGTTTCCCACATGCCCTCGATCGCCGCGAGCTTCATCTTCTGGCTGTGGGTGGCATTGTAGCCGGATTCATCGCCCAGCAGCACGACCGAAAAAGCCGAGGCGAGGCCAAAGGCGGCGGCGACGGTTATGGAACGTCGAGCCAATTCGATGTGGCGCCCGCGCAGCAGA
This DNA window, taken from Hoeflea algicola, encodes the following:
- the cydB gene encoding cytochrome d ubiquinol oxidase subunit II; the protein is MILHQLIDYDVLRVIWWGLLGVLLIAFAMTDGFDMGVGALLPFVGKTDAERRVAINTVGPVWEGNQVWFILGGGSIFAAWPPLYAVSFSGFYLAMFLILAALIVRPVAFKFRSKREDAKWRSRWDWALFAGGAVPALLFGVAVGNVLQGVPFHLTDDLHSIYEGTLYSKFFGLLDPFSLLAGVVSLSMLVMHGGAWLSVKAEGMVQQRARRYGSIAALIAVAGYVLAGLWLAYGIDGYRIVGDFVTDGPSNPLQFDVERTASWLVAYSERPWIAIAPAMGIVGGLLTFLGLRAGREVSTLLISKMTILGVISSVGLTMFPFILPSSSDPRSSLSVWNASSSHLTLFVMLVVTVIFLPLILAYTVWVYKVLWGKVTEADVTDNSHSAY
- a CDS encoding cytochrome ubiquinol oxidase subunit I, which gives rise to MEFGIVELSRLQFALTVMYHFLFVPLTLGLSIIVAIMETVYVMTDRPIWRQMTKFWGLLFGINFALGVATGITMEFQFGMNWSYYSHYVGDIFGAPLAIEGLMAFFLEATFVGLFFFGWDKLSKVAHLGVTWLVAIGSNFSALWILIANGWMQNPVGAEFNPMTMRMEMTDFYAVLFNEVAQAKFVHTVSAGYVTGAVFVLGVSAWYLLRGRHIELARRSITVAAAFGLASAFSVVLLGDESGYNATHSQKMKLAAIEGMWETHEAPAPFNLVGLPDQEARETHYAIEIPWAMGLIGTRSLTTVIPGINELVDRAEVRIRSGQVAYDALMEIRAQREAASPEVTARFEEHSADLGFAFLLKRYAEDPREASEEQIKLAAESTVPKVWPLFWAFRIMVGLGFGFIATMAYFFWRASFKGMNFPRPALHLAVWMIPAPWIAAELGWFVAEYGRQPWTVDGVLPTAMSVSALSISEVALTLAGFIAFYTVLFIIEMKLMLKYIRKGPFEDVEETDAWMASHDQRLTGRLHAGTATQPAE